One genomic segment of Coffea arabica cultivar ET-39 chromosome 6e, Coffea Arabica ET-39 HiFi, whole genome shotgun sequence includes these proteins:
- the LOC113696315 gene encoding U-box domain-containing protein 34-like: protein MNREAEERGGGGGGGAETSTVAVAVKSSRGKGSRRAVRWAVEKMIWKAEPIVLVHVIPPVTSIPTPSGQRIPIEEVDAKILRLYVDDMKERSKQMLIPFKELCKRRRVEIVVLEGDSPASALVRYVADVGSSALVVGSCSPKYGCFRRKPKSSVVPSVLVRNAPESCDVFVVSRRGVIKNKPNSLLATEDSAKEFLVSKSEHHSLTVSKQLPWNSSSSTNSRTNKNSQLSSTSGFSGPDSHIQAYPVYSTTFLQQIHLADNTLDFETVQSRSSRPSTPSEQSNVDAEVERLRQELYSTLSMYNQACEDLVYVQKKVNLLSAECLEEERRVDAARQREEILRKVAAREREKHLEAMKEIEMAKDQCAKEANERQVAETNALNEFSQKQKIVEALFSEDKRYKRYTRDEIEEATGFFCEAKVIGSGAYGKVYKCSIDHTPVAIKVLQSDASDKKEEFLREVEVLSLLRHPHIVLLLGACPEIGCLVYEYMENGSLEDFILPGSGRAPLPWFIRFRIVYEVACGLAFLHNSGPEPIVHRDLKPGNILLDRNYVSKIGDVGLAKIISEVVPDNVTEYQDSILAGTICYMDPEYQRTGTVRPKSDLYALGIIALQLLTACRPNRAILKVENAIKTRSLSAALDKSISDWPLAEVKELAQMALKCCKLRCRDRPDLETELLPVLERLARFADVARKAGSGNFPAPSQYYCPILQEIMDDPHIAADGFTYEHIAIKTWLDRHDVSPVTKVRLQTKMLTPNHILRSAIQEWRSSVSF from the exons ATGAATAGGGAGGCTGAGGAgcggggtggtggtggtggcggtGGTGCAGAGACGTCGACGGTGGCAGTGGCAGTAAAGAGCTCAAGAGGGAAAGGAAGCCGGCGTGCAGTCCGGTGGGCGGTTGAGAAGATGATATGGAAAGCCGAACCTATTGTGCTAGTCCATGTCATCCCTCCTGTTACTTCAATCCCTACTcctt CAGGACAGAGGATACCAATTGAAGAGGTGGACGCAAAGATACTGAGactatatgtagatgatatgaAAGAAAGGTCTAAGCAAATGCTTATACCTTTCAAGGAACTGTGTAAAAGAAGAAGG GTGGAAATTGTAGTGCTTGAGGGGGATAGTCCTGCGTCTGCACTTGTAAGATACGTAGCAGATGTGGGGAGTTCAGCTTTAGTAGTGGGTTCCTGCTCTCCCAAATACGGTTGCTTTAGAAG GAAGCCAAAGAGCTCTGTAGTGCCATCGGTTCTCGTAAGAAATGCTCCTGAAAGTTGTGATGTCTTTGTGGTGTCCAGACGTGGGGTTAtcaaaaataaaccaaattcCTTGTTGGCTACTG AGGATAGCGCAAAGGAGTTTTTGGTCAGTAAAAGCGAACACCATTCTCTGACAGTCAGTAAACAATTGCCTTGGAACAGTTCTTCGTCAACAAACTCAAGAACTAACAAAAACTCACAACTATCATCAACCTCTGGCTTTAGTGGTCCAGACTCTCATATTCAGGCCTATCCAGTATACTCTACCACTTTTCTGCAGCAGATTCATCTTGCGGACAATACCTTAGATTTTGAAACAGTTCAGAGTCGCTCCTCTCGACCTTCTACACCCTCGGAGCAG TCAAATGTCGATGCTGAAGTGGAGCGACTGCGACAAGAATTATACAGCACTCTTTCCATGTACAATCAAGCCTGTGAAGATCTGGTTTATGTCCAAAAGAAG GTCAACTTGCTTTCTGCTGAATGccttgaagaagaaagaagagtgGATGCTGCAAGACAAAGAGAGGAGATTTTACGCAAAGTTgctgcaagagagagagagaagcatTTGGAGGCCATGAAGGAGATTGAAATGGCAAAGGATCAGTGTGCCAAGGAAGCTAATGAAAGACAAGTAGCAGAAACTAATGCCCTCAACGAGTTTTCTCAGAAGCAGAAAATTGTGGAAGCACTAttttcagaagacaaaaggtacAAAAGGTACACTAGAGACGAAATTGAGGAGGCAACAGGTTTCTTCTGTGAGGCAAAGGTTATAGGTTCTGGAGCATATGGAAAAGTTTACAAATGCAGCATTGATCACACTCCCGTGGCCATTAAAGTCCTTCAGTCTGATGCATCAGacaaaaaggaagaatttcTGAGAGAG GTTGAAGTTCTTAGCCTACTACGTCACCCTCATATTGTTTTACTTCTTGGAGCCTGTCCAGAAATTGGTTGCCTGGTATATGAATATATGGAAAATGGCAGCCTGGAAGATTTTATACTTCCTGGAAGCGGCCGAGCTCCGCTTCCTTGGTTTATTCGTTTCCGGATTGTTTATGAAGTGGCCTGTGGACTTGCATTTTTACACAATTCAGGACCAGAGCCTATTGTCCATCGGGATCTGAAACCAGGAAATATACTCTTAGATAGAAATTATGTGAGCAAAATTGGAGACGTGGGCTTGGCAAAAATAATATCGGAGGTGGTGCCTGATAATGTAACAGAATACCAAGATTCTATTCTTGCTGGTACCATTTGTTACATGGATCCAGAGTATCAAAGGACTGGCACAGTAAGACCAAAATCTGATCTGTATGCTTTAGGAATCATAGCTCTTCAGCTGTTGACCGCTTGCCGTCCTAATAGAGCAATACTGAAGGTTGAAAATGCCATAAAAACTAGATCCTTGTCAGCCGCACTAGATAAATCAATTTCAGACTGGCCATTGGCTGAAGTCAAAGAACTCGCTCAAATGGCTCTAAAATGCTGTAAACTTAGGTGCAGAGACAGGCCAGATCTTGAAACAGAGTTGCTCCCTGTTTTGGAAAGACTTGCCAGATTTGCTGATGTAGCTAGGAAAGCTGGCAGTGGCAATTTTCCTGCACCAAGCCAGTATTACTGCCCAATTCTTCAG GAAATAATGGATGATCCGCATATTGCAGCAGATGGTTTTACATATGAGCACATTGCGATTAAAACATGGCTTGACAGACATGATGTATCACCAGTAACGAAGGTTAGACTGCAGACGAAGATGCTTACCCCAAACCATATACTACGTTCAGCCATTCAAGAGTGGAGGTCAAGCGTCTCATTCTGA
- the LOC113696316 gene encoding protein ALP1-like, whose amino-acid sequence MEISSFSSPYSGSSSEDYLSSNLFSFFQELDPIAIPANNTSSSSSSQININLSKKRKRVDHEPTSSSIQDFVNTFLTFDSDNKQQEQQQEDEFLLFPSLASFSQSPSSTSPMREMKEDAIGTASESKRARRSSPEVGASEAGTSSQRRLWVKDRSKAWWEHCNSADFPEEEFRKAFRMSKATFDMICDELESVVTKKDTMLRLAIPVRQRVAVCIWRLATGEPLREVSKRFGLGISTCHKLVLEVCSAIRNVLMPKFLQWPSEENMREVKRGFEMISGVADVAGSIYTSHVPIIAPKVSVASYFNKRHTERNQKTSYSITVQGVVDPKGVFTDICVGWPGSMTDDKVLEQSALYQRANRGLLKDVWVVGNAGFPLMDWVLVPYTRQNLTWTQHALNEKVGEVQNIAKEAFMRLKARWRCLQKRTEVKLQDLPILLGACCVLHNICEIRDEGMSPELRFELFDDEVVPENPVRSMNAFQARDQIAHKLLHHNLAGTTFL is encoded by the coding sequence ATGGAAATTTCATCTTTCTCGTCACCATATAGTGGTAGTAGTAGTGAAGATTACCTCTCTTCTAACTTATTCAGTTTCTTTCAAGAATTGGATCCCATTGCTATTCCTGCCAACAATacgtcttcttcttcctcctctcaGATTAATATTAATctctccaagaaaagaaaaagggtcgATCACGAGCCTACTTCTTCCTCGATTCAGGACTTTGTTaacactttcttgacttttgataGCGATAACAAACAACAAGAACAGCAGCAAGAAGACGAATTCCTTCTCTTTCCATCTCTGGCTTCTTTCTCTCAGTCGCCCTCAAGTACAAGTCCAATGAGAGAAATGAAAGAGGATGCTATTGGAACTGCCTCCGAATCCAAAAGGGCTCGTCGGAGTTCGCCTGAAGTTGGAGCATCAGAAGCAGGAACCAGCTCGCAGAGGAGATTATGGGTAAAGGATCGATCAAAAGCTTGGTGGGAGCATTGTAATAGCGCCGATTTTCCGGAGGAGGAGTTCAGGAAAGCTTTTCGGATGAGTAAAGCCACTTTTGATATGATTTGTGATGAGCTTGAGTCAGTTGTTACGAAGAAGGATACAATGCTGCGTTTGGCTATTCCGGTTCGCCAACGGGTTGCGGTTTGTATATGGAGATTGGCTACGGGGGAGCCTCTCCGGGAGGTGTCGAAGCGATTTGGATTGGGAATCTCAACTTGTCATAAGCTTGTCCTTGAGGTTTGTTCTGCAATCAGGAATGTTTTGATGCCTAAGTTTTTGCAGTGGCCTAGTGAGGAGAATATGAGGGAAGTCAAGAGAGGTTTTGAAATGATTTCTGGGGTAGCAGATGTGGCTGGTTCGATTTATACAAGCCATGTTCCAATTATAGCTCCTAAGGTTAGTGTTGCCTCTTATTTTAACAAGAGGCATACTGAGAGGAATCAGAAGACGTCTTATTCGATTACGGTTCAGGGGGTCGTTGATCCTAAAGGTGTTTTTACTGATATTTGTGTTGGATGGCCTGGTTCAATGACTGATGATAAGGTTTTGGAACAGTCTGCTTTGTATCAGAGAGCAAATAGAGGACTTTTGAAGGATGTTTGGGTTGTCGGAAATGCAGGATTTCCACTTATGGATTGGGTACTAGTTCCATACACAAGGCAGAATCTTACTTGGACTCAGCATGCTCTCAATGAGAAGGTTGGAGAAGTTCAGAATATTGCCAAAGAAGCATTTATGCGATTGAAAGCTCGATGGAGGTGCTTGCAGAAGAGGACAGAAGTTAAGCTCCAGGACTTGCCAATTCTGCTTGGGGCATGCTGTGTACTGCATAACATATGTGAAATAAGGGATGAGGGAATGAGTCCAGAGCTGAGATTCGAATTGTTTGACGATGAAGTGGTACCTGAGAATCCTGTGAGGTCCATGAATGCATTTCAGGCTAGAGATCAAATTGCACACAAGCTGTTGCACCATAACCTGGCAGGCACTACCTTTTTGTAG
- the LOC113696992 gene encoding uncharacterized protein, producing the protein MASLLNPPLTLPQKKVNCGIGAAAATVTLPNGNFQPTVRTAGNHRHHLVVNAKSSTQADMLEKDSVSIEGVDDKSDFGVVSMHHVGILCENLERSLDFYQNILGLKINEARPHDKLPYRGAWLWVGSEMIHLMELPNPDPLTGRPEHGGRDRHTCIAIRDVPKLKAILDKAGIAYTLSRSGRPAIFTRDPDANALEFTQVEA; encoded by the exons ATGGCTTCTCTACTGAACCCACCTCTAACTTTGCCTCAAAAAAAG GTCAATTGCGGAATTGGTGCTGCTGCTGCAACAGTTACTCTACCAAACGGAAACTTTCAGCCTACTGTAAGAACTGCTGGAAATCATAGGCATCATTTGGTGGTAAACGCTAAATCATCTACACAAGCAGATATGCTTGAGAAAGATTCTGTCAGTATTGAAGGTGTTGATGACAAGAGTG ATTTTGGAGTTGTAAGTATGCATCATGTTGGGATCTTATGTGAGAACCTTGAAAGGTCACTGGACTTTTACCAGAATATACTTG GTCTAAAAATAAATGAGGCACGACCACACGATAAGCTTCCATATAGGGGTGCTTGGTTGTGGGTTGGTTCTGAGATGATACATTTGATGGAGCTTCCAAATCCTGACCCGCTAACAGGCAGGCCCGAACATGGGGGTCGAGATCGGCATACTTGCATAGCAATTCGAGATGTGCCAAAGCTGAAAGCAATTCTGGATAAAGCTG GTATTGCATACACCCTTAGTCGCTCTGGAAGGCCAGCCATATTTACACGTGATCCAGATGCCAATGCACTAGAATTCACGCAAGTGGAGGCCTGA